A genomic segment from Luteibacter aegosomatis encodes:
- a CDS encoding AAA family ATPase codes for MKSKIVPVSNVTRLSAAADALLNRQPGMPGMGLIYGDTGAGKTTATTWLITRNNGVYVRALSTTTPSSLLRTIARELDLDPRPSNVETVELIVQRLAETGRPVFVDEADYLVTQQRLVETLRDIHDLATVPVVLIGMSGIERKLRSRPQLAGRMSQWVQFKPATRDDISLMATQLCDIDIDADLLQRLYDATQGSMRLAVVGLSHIEHIGKAKGLKTMTLADWPRGRSFSFSDSAAA; via the coding sequence GCTCAACCGCCAGCCTGGCATGCCCGGCATGGGCCTAATCTACGGTGACACCGGAGCTGGCAAGACCACCGCCACGACGTGGCTTATCACGAGAAACAATGGCGTCTACGTCCGGGCGCTCTCCACCACCACGCCCAGTAGCCTGCTGCGGACCATCGCGCGTGAGCTGGACCTTGACCCGCGCCCCAGCAACGTCGAGACCGTTGAACTTATCGTCCAACGACTTGCCGAGACCGGCCGGCCGGTGTTTGTGGATGAGGCCGACTATCTGGTCACACAGCAGCGCCTCGTGGAAACGCTCCGCGACATTCATGATCTGGCGACCGTGCCGGTGGTCCTGATTGGCATGTCCGGCATCGAGCGCAAGCTGCGTAGCCGACCGCAACTCGCTGGACGTATGTCGCAGTGGGTCCAGTTTAAGCCCGCAACGCGCGACGACATCTCCTTGATGGCGACGCAGCTTTGCGACATCGACATCGACGCCGACCTGTTGCAGCGCCTGTACGACGCCACGCAAGGCAGTATGCGACTAGCGGTGGTCGGCCTTTCACATATCGAGCATATCGGTAAAGCCAAGGGCCTCAAGACCATGACGCTCGCCGACTGGCCGCGAGGACGCAGCTTCAGCTTCAGCGACTCGGCGGCTGCATGA
- a CDS encoding DUF3486 family protein — MAPRSKVAKLPAAVKEWLDDRLVEGNFSGYETLSAELAKRGYTISKSALHNYGQEFEDRLAAVKLSTEQARAVVASSPDDEGAVNDALMRLVQDRLFTVLVSANSDQLDLPKFARAIADLGRTTISQKKYAAEVRAQRESAAAEVEQIARKGGLTADTANEIRQMILGIGQ, encoded by the coding sequence ATGGCACCGCGTAGCAAGGTCGCCAAACTGCCAGCCGCCGTAAAGGAATGGCTGGACGATCGTCTGGTCGAAGGGAACTTCAGCGGCTATGAAACCCTTTCGGCCGAGCTGGCCAAGCGTGGCTATACCATCAGCAAAAGCGCGTTGCACAACTACGGTCAGGAATTCGAGGACCGCTTGGCGGCGGTCAAGCTGAGTACCGAGCAGGCGCGCGCTGTGGTCGCCAGTTCGCCGGATGACGAAGGCGCCGTCAACGATGCGTTGATGCGACTGGTGCAGGACCGCCTATTCACGGTCCTGGTCTCGGCTAACAGCGACCAGCTGGATCTACCCAAGTTTGCTCGGGCTATTGCCGATCTTGGCCGGACCACGATCAGCCAGAAGAAATACGCCGCCGAGGTGCGAGCGCAGCGCGAGAGCGCGGCCGCCGAAGTTGAACAGATCGCCCGCAAGGGAGGTCTCACAGCGGACACGGCCAATGAAATCCGTCAGATGATCCTCGGAATCGGCCAATGA
- a CDS encoding regulatory protein GemA, with the protein MDEDTYRDLVARVSAEHGRAVRSAADLNGKQRTALIEEMRRLGATKPASKRKPGHYPGKPHNFSGMPEMVTKIEALLADMALPWSYADAIAKQQTGVAKVAWVRQEEQLRAIIAALSVEQEKRVLGHAVDQELKRLGWAPERVVEMLRPLRPNWRRHRESLRLVLAYLAQQDISHG; encoded by the coding sequence ATGGACGAAGACACTTATCGTGACCTGGTAGCCCGTGTCTCCGCCGAACATGGCCGCGCTGTGCGAAGTGCAGCCGATCTCAACGGCAAGCAACGAACTGCCTTGATCGAAGAAATGCGCCGCCTGGGTGCCACCAAGCCTGCGAGCAAGCGTAAGCCCGGTCATTACCCAGGCAAGCCACACAACTTCTCTGGTATGCCTGAGATGGTCACGAAGATCGAGGCCTTGCTGGCCGACATGGCACTGCCATGGTCGTACGCCGATGCCATTGCGAAGCAGCAAACAGGGGTAGCCAAGGTCGCCTGGGTCCGCCAGGAAGAGCAGCTGCGCGCGATCATTGCCGCTCTTTCCGTGGAGCAAGAAAAGCGGGTGCTGGGTCACGCCGTCGACCAGGAGCTGAAACGGCTTGGTTGGGCGCCCGAACGCGTGGTGGAGATGCTGCGCCCATTGCGACCGAACTGGCGGCGCCACCGCGAATCCCTTCGGCTGGTACTTGCGTACCTGGCGCAACAGGATATCTCCCATGGTTGA
- a CDS encoding TraR/DksA C4-type zinc finger protein: protein MDELEIASAQESADREALINLQLLRGRVARAPAKHAADGRRICVHCGEPIAEKRLAAVPHATACRDCETMAEQHAAHYVRRNAWAV from the coding sequence ATGGATGAGCTCGAAATCGCCTCGGCACAGGAATCCGCCGACCGGGAGGCACTGATCAACCTTCAGCTCCTACGTGGACGGGTAGCACGAGCTCCCGCCAAGCACGCTGCGGATGGTAGGCGCATCTGCGTGCATTGCGGGGAACCCATCGCCGAGAAGCGCCTCGCGGCCGTTCCACATGCAACCGCCTGCCGCGATTGCGAAACCATGGCCGAGCAGCACGCCGCCCATTACGTCAGGAGAAACGCATGGGCAGTGTGA
- a CDS encoding Mor transcription activator family protein, with amino-acid sequence MKDDKSSIDTADMFGDDVSLDADKVIDSLKQLKSHHWEGNVGKLLKAVKWVLNKHLGPERAASLSPEVVMSAIDELGGHIVYWPKGEVIKRALRDIEIATDHFDRGCPIEQLVNRYKLTPQRIYTILAAQREIRRRSGPDLFGFGDGG; translated from the coding sequence ATGAAAGACGATAAGAGCAGCATTGATACCGCCGACATGTTCGGCGATGACGTCTCGCTCGACGCCGACAAGGTCATTGATAGCCTTAAACAGCTCAAATCCCACCACTGGGAAGGCAACGTGGGCAAGCTCCTGAAGGCGGTCAAATGGGTCCTCAATAAGCACCTCGGTCCGGAGCGTGCGGCCTCCCTGTCGCCCGAGGTCGTCATGAGCGCGATCGACGAACTGGGAGGCCACATCGTGTACTGGCCCAAGGGAGAGGTCATCAAGCGAGCGCTGCGCGACATCGAGATCGCCACGGATCACTTCGACCGGGGATGCCCGATTGAGCAACTGGTCAACAGGTACAAGCTGACACCGCAGCGAATTTATACGATCCTTGCCGCCCAGAGGGAGATCCGTCGCCGCAGTGGCCCGGACCTCTTTGGATTTGGAGATGGAGGCTAA
- a CDS encoding DUF3164 family protein, with translation MSSTSANTPAGYRTNAQGHLIPEDKIKPIDQARDALVSEIVARALEERERLRAFKTQAYADIAAFVSLSAEQYRVALGGEKGNVTLLSFDGRYKVIRAMQETIAFDERLQAAKELIDICVADWTNGARAEIVVIVQDAFRVDATGKIRTGSILALRRYDIKDARWLQAMDAISDAVQVVGSKSYIRIYERDVNGKYQPISLDLAGI, from the coding sequence ATGTCATCCACCTCGGCTAACACCCCTGCGGGCTATCGCACAAACGCTCAAGGCCATCTAATCCCTGAAGACAAGATCAAGCCCATCGACCAGGCCCGCGACGCGCTAGTGAGTGAAATTGTTGCCAGGGCTCTGGAAGAACGGGAGCGCCTCCGGGCGTTCAAGACCCAGGCCTATGCCGACATAGCGGCATTCGTTTCGCTTAGCGCCGAGCAGTACCGAGTCGCTCTAGGCGGTGAGAAGGGTAACGTGACGCTGCTCAGCTTTGACGGCCGCTACAAGGTCATCCGGGCGATGCAGGAGACCATCGCTTTCGACGAGCGTCTCCAGGCGGCGAAGGAGCTGATCGATATTTGCGTGGCCGACTGGACGAATGGTGCACGCGCGGAAATCGTGGTCATTGTGCAAGACGCCTTTCGCGTCGACGCCACCGGCAAGATTCGAACCGGAAGCATCCTGGCGCTGCGCCGCTACGACATTAAGGATGCGCGCTGGCTACAGGCCATGGATGCGATCAGCGACGCCGTGCAGGTGGTCGGGTCGAAGAGCTATATCCGCATCTACGAACGCGACGTCAACGGCAAGTATCAACCCATTAGCCTCGATCTCGCAGGAATCTAG
- a CDS encoding putative holin yields the protein MSLMSHIRDAVTAWVAARLKSFGLTGVTRVWRWWVAALVLLAIVTVISPQAAGVLTLKFGQQMLAAIVGYHLAKITLIHAVPERLREVPIISAALTLGRALVMAGAMLAVGLGL from the coding sequence ATGTCGCTTATGTCGCATATCCGCGATGCCGTTACCGCCTGGGTAGCAGCTCGCCTCAAGTCGTTTGGTTTGACCGGGGTTACCCGCGTCTGGCGTTGGTGGGTAGCGGCACTGGTGCTGCTGGCCATCGTCACGGTCATCTCGCCCCAGGCCGCTGGCGTGCTGACCCTGAAGTTCGGGCAGCAGATGCTCGCTGCCATCGTCGGGTATCACCTGGCGAAGATCACTCTGATTCACGCCGTACCCGAACGGCTGCGTGAGGTCCCCATTATTTCAGCTGCGTTGACCCTCGGCCGGGCGCTGGTCATGGCCGGCGCGATGCTCGCCGTGGGGCTGGGCCTGTGA
- a CDS encoding transglycosylase SLT domain-containing protein — protein MIRAMLMWLVAIIVGMASLNAAHAASVPSPAAKSWQRTVQREAHAVWGITAPVSAFGAQIEQESAWRPNARSPYAGGLAQFTADTASDMARWYPELGPADPYDPRWAIRALVRYDYRLYNGVLGARSECDHWAMTLSAYNGGAGWLSRDRALCSRVSACDPSRWWGHVERQSQRASWALTENRAYPSRILLTLQAPYAAAGWAGQAVCP, from the coding sequence GTGATCCGCGCAATGTTGATGTGGCTTGTCGCCATCATCGTGGGCATGGCGTCGTTGAACGCTGCGCACGCGGCCAGCGTTCCCTCGCCTGCGGCCAAGTCGTGGCAACGCACGGTGCAGCGTGAAGCGCACGCGGTGTGGGGCATCACCGCACCGGTTTCCGCCTTCGGTGCGCAGATCGAACAGGAGAGCGCCTGGCGCCCGAATGCTCGCAGCCCCTATGCAGGCGGCCTTGCCCAGTTCACTGCGGACACGGCCTCTGACATGGCGCGTTGGTATCCGGAGCTGGGACCGGCTGATCCGTACGATCCCCGCTGGGCCATTCGGGCGCTGGTTCGGTACGACTACCGCCTCTATAACGGCGTTTTAGGTGCGCGAAGCGAGTGTGACCACTGGGCCATGACGCTCTCGGCGTACAACGGCGGCGCCGGCTGGCTGAGTCGCGACCGCGCCCTTTGCTCGCGTGTGTCCGCATGTGACCCCTCGCGCTGGTGGGGTCATGTGGAGCGCCAAAGCCAGCGCGCCTCGTGGGCGTTGACCGAGAACCGCGCCTATCCATCACGCATCCTGTTGACTCTACAGGCTCCTTACGCTGCTGCTGGCTGGGCCGGTCAGGCGGTGTGCCCGTGA